The DNA sequence TACGTCCTCGCACGCCAAGTGCGCAAGCGCTACAACGCCCCCTGCGAACGCGCCATCCTGACACTCTACGACTTCAAGTCTGGAATCAGCGGTGGCACTTCCCTTACCATGCTTGAGCTGTTCAAAAAGTACCCTCTGAGCCATCTCGCAAAGTCGATGCACCCGTATTCGCTATCGCCCGTCAAGGCGGACCAGGTGGTCGGCTCGCCACCAGCCAGCTTCCCGTACAACCTGTTCGGACTGCTAAGCATCCCAGAACTAGGTGGTATTCAAACCACGGGTCTCATGGCCAGCGTTGATGTATGCATTGCTCACCGCTCATGGGGTCTATACCAGACCTCTTCCGACGAAACGCAGCAATACGGCCCCAAGTTCCGCTTCAACGAGTTCGCGCGCGCACCTAGTTTCTTCATGGGTCTTGCGCAAAAGGCTGTTCTTACTGCCGTTGCGATTGTTCTCGCGATTCCTGCCATACGCTGGATCCTAGAGCCGCTCCTCAAGAAGGTTATCCCGAGCCCTGGCTCAGGACCCTCAAAGGAGAGCATGAAGGATGACTTTATGCACTACCGCGGTGTGGGCTCTACCGCGCAGGGAAAGAAGGTTATCGCGCACCTGGAGGTTGCGCACGGTGGTTACGTGGCGACGGCTATGACGCTCAGTGCTGCTGCCAGGGTTATCTTGAGGGGCAGACTTGAGGACACTGAGGCTGGTAGGCTTGGTGGTGGCATCCTCACGCCTGCGACGTTGGGAGATGTGTACATAGAGACTCTCAATGAGTTTGGAATGAAGATTAGGGTTGATGAGTAGGTGTCTTTGGAATAGATCGTAAGCTTTGTACGACCTCGCATGGTCGAATTAGATACACAACTACGCCATAACATCAATTGTCTGCTTTCTCACATCGAACACTACGCAATCTCTATTATACACAGCAATAGTTTGGCTTATGTAATAAATATGATCAGCTGCAATGTGAGGCATATAAACAACTTCAAACGAATTACAAAAGGTTTGATTAGGGTAGTATAGGGAAGCTTGTATATAAGGTGCGTCCCTAAGTGCAGAGACACACTGTGTCCCGAGACAGGTTGAAAGGGGCCAACCCTGAGGGAAATTGCCAGAAAGAATCAGATGAATTCGTTAACCTAAGATCTATGGAGGGCTATCCGGCTATATAGTTTCTTCGGATAGATATCCGGCTTCCGGATATCTTTACCGGTAACCGATTTGTCGGGCGGGTCCTTCGTCCGGTATCGGCAGGTTCTGATGTTCTGGTCTCCGAGGCTTCCAGCCGAGTCTTATCCGACTGGGCCTAGCCCATTACACAGGTTCACACTACGGACGTCCGGAATACGCTGGTAAATGGGTcggggttgggttggggttgggcTACCTTAATAGGTAATGACTAGTTCCAAGTTAGCCTAGTCATTACCTATTAAGGTgacccaaccccaacccaaccccgatgtaaaggcactagtacactgcaatagttaggatgcctctaataagtgagattgtgtgtacagatctatgtacaagtacgaggggaactttattattcctcgcacgggccacctgccagcgtggcacgtgattgtatggcacgtgatcgcgtgagggatcgtaggtttgatccatcacaTCGTTACGTTAACGTTGATAATTAGCTCTTTAACGACACCCCCCTGTCTATTAACGATTATACAAAGTAATTAACCACTCCGAGAATTATAAAGAGAGCACGAAGAAGGAAGACTAATTCCTTTAGCTCGTGATCTTATTTTAGCGTGGAAGCGAGCATTCCGGGAGCTCCGTTGCTCGAAGCAGGCGATCTGTGAAAACGAGCCTGAGCTGGCGCGACGCGCTAGTGTCTCTTAGCATGTAGGGGCCTGCATTAGCGCGCTTGTCCCCCACTGTATTCTATTGTAATGAACTTAGCGCTATGCCCACCCTATAGCACCTCGAAATAGATGTAGCGTGCGCTGCTGAATTACTAGAAGCATAGTCCTGTTCTCCTACGCGCCATGTCCCTTTCTAGGCCAACTTAAAATGCTCACTGCGTACTGTCCCTAACTGCTGCCGTCGTCTCAAGACAATCGGTAGGATACATGAACAAAGTTATTCGGGCATTGACGCAAGATTATTCTCCTGGTGTTGATGCGCACCTGAATTGAGCAGCATCTTGACTATCTGCTCGTGGCCTCTGTatgaagctgcctgcagtgcgttgccgtacTCTCCGCCCTGTGCGTTGACGTCGGCGCCCGCGTCGAGCAGCGTCTTGACCACCTGCTCGTGGCCTCCGTATGAAGCTGCCTGTAGTGCGTTGCCGTACTCTCCGCCTTGCGCATTGACCTCGGCGCCCGCGTCGAGCAGCgtcttgactacctgctcgtgGCCTCCGTATGAAGCTGCCTGTAGTGCGTTGCCGTACTCTCCGCCCTGCACGTTGACCTCGGCGCCCGCGTCGAGCAGCgtcttgactacctgctcgtggcctccgtatgaagctgcctgcagtgcgttgccgtagcCTCTACCCTGCGCGTTgacctcggcgcccttgtcgagcagcatcttgactacctgctcgtgGCCTCCATCTGAAGCTGCCTccagtgcgttgccgtaccctccaccctgcgcgttgacCTCGGCGCCCTTATCAAGCAGCgtcttgactacctgctcATGGCCCTGAGCTGAAGCTGCCTGTagtgcgttgccgtagcCTCTACCCTGCGCGttcacctcggcgcccttgtcgagcagcatcttgactacctgctcgtgGCCTCTGCATGAAGCTGCGTacagtgcgttgccgtagcGTCTACCCTGCGCGTTgacctcggcgcccttgtcgagcagcatcttgactacctgctcgtAGCCTCTCtctgaagctgcctgcagtgcgttgccgtagcgtccaccctgcgcgttgacCTCGGCGCCCGCGTCGAGCAGCGTCTTGACCACCTGCTCGTAGCCTCTCtctgaagctgcctgcagtgcgttgccgtagcgtccaccctgcgcgttgacCTCGGCGCCTTTGTCGAGCAGCAAATTCGCCATCTCATACTGGCCGGTCTTCGCCGCGAAAGTCAAGGGAGTGTTGCCCCTACTGTCTTTCGCGTTCACTGCCTCTACAATAGGCACATCTACAGTAGCCAATATCTTTTTAGTTATGCCAGAGAGCCCAAATTGTGAAGTGTAGTGTAAGGCTGTACTAACACGATAAGCTGTACTATACCCTCTGTACTTGTAGTTAGGGACCCATAAAGCCTGTGCGACACATGGGAAAGACTTCCCCTGTAGCAACTCACAGGTACGATCGGTAACCTCTGTTTCGACTCTTCCTGCATGGCTTCCTAAGTGTTTAGCCGCATAGTCTAGGAATTGATTTTGCTGCAGTCTTGCCTCAAACTCCTTGTCAGTAGAGCAGCTACCGCTTTGGAAAGTGTCGAAACACAGATAGGTAAGGCATGTAGTAGTGATATTCAGCTGTCCGCCTTGGTTCCATACGTCTCCAGTTCGCTCCAAGTATTCCTGTGTAGTGTAGTGCACGAGACGGATGACAGCGCTCTCTTCATCAATAATAACAAGACCGGCGCATACAGACACTAGATCCCCTGGAGTAAGTACATTCTCTGGGTCTATTTCATCTTCGCCGGGCTCAACTGCTAGGGCGCAGCAGATCTCAGCGGTGGTAAGCGGCCGTTCAGCGAGCGTAATCCAAGACAGGACCTTTCCAGCTAGTTCGCGGTCACCCCCCAGTTGACCGTCGATCCTCTGAAGAGCCTCTCTGTACGCGAAGTCAAGTGCGGCTGCACCCTTCGTAAGTTTGTCGAGGGTCGTTTTCACGTCTTTTGCTGTCCTCTTGTCTAGCAGCGAGTCTGTGTGCAGACGAGCGAGAAGAAACCTAGGATCGTGTAAGTGTGCATTACTATCTAAGTTCAGTGAGAGGCTTACATGCCGTCCACCGCATCTGTTATCTTTTTCTGCACTATTTCCTGCAGCGCTATGCTGCGTTGTATGCATGCAGGTAGTTGGTACGTTTGGCCGGCCACGAAACGTTTAACATCCTCTCTGCTAGCCTGCACCTCGAGTCTCGGCGCTTCTCCGAAAGCGTCCTCAACGTTTGGTATGAAACGCGAGGTGGCCATTAGGCGAATGTCTTGGGTTGCTTGGAGATTTCGGAGTTTGGCTAGGAACTGGCGGCGAGTAGCATCCTGACATTCGTCTAGCGCATCGATCACTATATGTACAGAAGAATAATGTGCAAGCACGTCTCGAAGCGCGCTGTATACCTCGTCGAGTGATGGCTTAGTTCCCCGGTTGGCATGTTTCTGATACAACCGTTCTATGTGATCTACCATCGACAATCGACCCTGGACTAGCTGCTTGAGGATGGCTGCTAGTAGGCTTAAAACGTCTTGCTCCTCTCGAGCTTTGTAGTTGCAGTACACATAAGCGACCCCATGTGAGCTGTTCTGTACTGTATTTAGCAGATGATCGATTGCAATAGCTGCGATCATAGTCTTGCCCGCTCCTGGGATACCTAGGCAAAGGAGCGTAGCATTGCTTTCGTTGAGCCAATATGCTAGCTCAGGTGCATCTAGAAACCACTGGCCTGTCCCTTCCTGCCTGCGCTTTATGATGTCCGATTGCTGAGCGGGGTAGTCTGAAGTCGATAACCATTCTATAAGCCTGCGGTGCTTTGCCGAGTCTTGGCTCTGTCGAATTGTGTCTACCCCGGACTGGATGATAGGTACATGCGCCCGAACGAAGCTAGTGTCGTCTTTGATAGCTTTCGAAAGTTTGCTTGTATGTATAAGCTATGTCACTTTGGAGTGCTAGTGTGGAAGCTTACAAGTGATCCATCTGCAATGCGATCTCTACCAGCGTCTTCAGCCGCTCCATCCGAGCTAAAACCTCTGCAATCTCCTCCTTCTTAAACTTCCACATCAGCGCCTCACCAGCTTTCTTCAGTCGCCCCCCATCAGTCATCTTAGCCTGCAGCATTTCTAGGGCCTGCTTGAACTGGTCCAACGGCCCATGCTTAACTGCGAGCGCTTGGACAGCAATGTACCACGGTCGACTAGGGTCCCCCTCTTCCAGACGAAATCTCAGGTTGAAGAGAAGGTTGTGGAGATTTGATGCCTCAACTGCACACGCCACGCGGTCTTTCGAGGCATCCTTAACGTCGTTCAGGTAGCTGAGGACCTTAGCTGAGAGCTGGAGAATCGCGATGATGCTGGCTGTGACGCTAAGCGGGTCCATACTGCAAGGAGCAGCAATTCGGTTACAGATGTGTACGATCTAGCGACGATGAGAGTGAAGGCCGACATGATGAACGAGCGATCAGGCTGAAGACGGTGCGGCGGCAAGGCTGAGCAGCTGCGAGCAATCAGCACGGGGTTGCGTGGTAGCTTATCGATAAGGCCGCTGCGGTCCCATAATCACAACTACACGACAATTTCTGACTTGACTGTATAACGCGAGCGCTCTAGGTTAAGAACTATGATGCTGCACGGCATTTTCGAAGACTGCAAGTAGTATGAATGGCTTATGTTAAGCATCTATCACAGAACACTGTGATCCGCTAGGCACGCAATGCCAATTAGATTGGGCAGGCTAACATTAACATCTTATGCTAAGACTAGAGCGATGGATGAACAACTGTCTAGTAGGTTTAGGTAGGTATAAAAGAATATAGAAATAAGGTCGTATAGGCAGCGGTAACTTAGATGCATTTCGAAAGCTATGAGCATGCGCCATATCTATTTCGAGGTACGCATAGGGTAGGCATAGCGCCGTATTCTTTGTAATAAAATACAGCAGGCGAGGAGCGCGCTAATGTAGgtgtcagaatatgggcatattttgggtggtggacaaaatccgggtgttcggagctgtggattctgtggatcagttaaattagtcagcgcgcacaatccaccgcgacccaactgatcgaacagcgttggacaAGAACACAACAcgacatcagaccagaacaatactattatccccgtctttgataacccatcacaatctgacagTAGGCGTACGTACGCTAAGAGGCACTAGCGCGTCCCGCCAGCCTAGGCTCGTATCTAGAGATTCACTACTTCGCACAACGGGGTTCCCGGCATGCTCGCTCCTACGTCGGAATTATCTCACGAGCCTAGGAAATCGATCTTCCTTCGTCGCGCTCTCTATATAACCCTCTAAGCGCTTAATTAGTTATTAAAGTCGCTAATAGATAGGGGGTATCGCTAACGAGTTGATTGACGATAGTAACGAAACGATCGATATAACAGTTAACATAGCGGCGATTCATATCAGACGCTAATTTTCTTAAGAAGCAATTACCACTTAGTTACAATGAATTGAAGACAGCTTTACACACCTGCGAATGGGGAACGCCGAAGGTCCGAAGTGCAGACTTGTCTCGCGACATGGTGTGTCTCCTCACCTAGGGACGCACCTTAGAGAAGCTAAGCTCACAGGCAACTATGTGCTCCACAAAGCCAGTAAAAGAAGCGTTTGTATGCTGGTAGCTATGAAGGTATGAGAGTAACCGCGATCCCACAGTCGCAGAGCTAAACTTACAGAATTGCCTGCTGTTCATGCTATCACGCAGTGGAGTATCATGTTTAATAGTGAGGTACAGTTACAGTGTGAAGATGAGAGAACCATCTCAGATTTGAGGGGCTCATACATCGCTACCGTACGCTTCTCAAACAACACTAGGTCAACGCCACGAAATGCGTCATCCACGTGGTCTGTAATTGGTAATGTGGTGTGAAAAAGATAGCAGATCCGCAtgttttcttcttcatcttaTAGTATTGATGCCCATTCGCACACTTCCTAATCCACAAACCAAGGATGCTTCAGCAACTCTTCAGCACTCCGTCTCATATTCGGATCATATACCAGAATCTGCCGCATTATCGAAAGAAAATCCGCCGCTTCTTCATTAGTGATCTCAGGGTTTTTGTATTGGTTAAAGTGCTCCTCAAGGGAGCTATATTTAACAGGGGCCTCATCACCATATGGGTTGAGCGGTTCACGATTCGGACCGTACCAGTCGCTAGAACCAGGCCATGCTTTCATAGTATCGTCTGGAAGTGGGGATATGCGGTCGTTCAGTTGGAGGAGATGATCATCGTCTGCATCCTCCTGCGCCTCGGAGTCAGGTCCGGATAGCATGACAGAGAAGAGCGACCTTGACGTCAACAACTCGAACATTAAGCATCCAATGGCCCAGATATCAACCCCTCTGCCGAACTTTTGGCCAAGGATCAATTCTGGGGCTCGGAGTCCGATGGGTGTCACGGTCCGTGCTTGTGTATCGGCTGCCCAGAACGCTGAAGATATATGTCAGAAGATGTAATTGCAATATCGATACTGACGACTTACATGAGCCTAGATCAAACAGCTTTACCATGAGCTCTGAATCAAGTTTTATACGGTCGTGTAGAGACTGCTTGAAAAAGAGTTTCTTGGGAGCCCACAAGTCCGTCTTCCCATCTAAGCGTTCCACAAGCACCTCAGTCGAGGCTTCGTCTTGTAGGAGCTCTTTCTCCTCCACACCTTCTATACTGTCAATAGAGAAGAGGATGTTCCCCGGCTGAACATCCCCGTGAATCACCCCATTTCGATGTAGGAAAGCCAATCCCCGCAGCGCATGTGTAAGTATCTTCCGAACAACCCATTTCGGATATCTCGAGACTTTCCCGTGCCTTTGGGGTTTGTTTTCCGGTAGCTCTTCCACCAATGAAGCAGCTGTCTCGCCCATTGGTTCAAAAACCAGACATTGGTGCTTTCCATTGGGGCCTTTATGCTGAAACTCGTCTAATAGTACAGTGACATGGCGAGAATATGGGTCTCCGATGGCCTTTGTTGAGAGATGTTGGAGTATCGACAGCTCCGTCTCTGACAATTCAACGTTGGCAGCCATGATTTTGAGTGCGACGTAGCGTGGTGTACTATCTCGGTATGGTTGTTAGAACTGCTTCTATGAGGGTGCGGTAGAGAAAGGAATTGGTTCAATGTACCCGGTACTGACAGCTAACCATACAGTAGAGAATGAGCCGTAGCCCACagagtccgcaacaatcaagcgATAGGCAGATTGATTACCTGATTAGGTCTGTCACGGACCAGATAGTGATCTTTCGAGGCCTAATCCGGTAATCAATCTGCCTATcgcttgattgttgcggactctGGTAGCCCAGCTTTCGGATGACTCTGTACTTGCCGTTCTGGAACATGTCGCCAAGGTTGACGGGATGGAAGTGGCCTGGACGATATTTTTCAGCCCACTCAGACACTCCTCGTGTGCTTTTGAATCTCTTCTCCTCACGACTCGACGGAAGCGCAGATGGCGGGGTCGGTGGGGGAGAAGCCATGGTGATTTTGGTGTAGAAACTGCCGACTTCGAGACCTCGGGAGGTGTTGAAGTTCCAACTGGTGGAGAATCAAAAGCGACAAGAAGATGACTGCTATATAGTTGCGAACAAAGAAAGAGGAACTCATTGCATTGATTATGATGACAGCGCGCCCTTCTAAGGAGTGGAGCCCTTACGAAGAGTTGTTATCACCGGTCGAGAATTGTACCGGCTTTGTTTTGTCTTTTTTTTTGGATACCTCACACGTTTTTAGGTAGTTCTGTACGTTACAATAACAAAGGGTTAGGCCCTTACAAAGTGTCGAGCCCTTACGAAGACTGGAGAAGATCTGCGACTAGAGGTCCATGCGCCCGTGACGATAATAAAGAGTCGATTCTACATGTGATCTACTCTTTGATGAGTATGCACACTATCCTATTACTAGCTAAGCTATTAATATCAAAGAGAATGGGTTACCCCACCAAACACTCCTTTTATCGCCAAGGCGTCCATTTCCAACTCAAAGAGAAACAGACTATGGGGTAAAAGGATTCGGACTTACTCTCTAGGCAAAGGAACAATGCTAAATCGGCTAAGTGTACGCTAAATATATCCCGTTTCAATGTAAGCACCATTAATTAGATCTCAACCTTTGGTCTCCAGACCAACAACAATGTCCATACCAAAATTCAACTACGCCCACTGCGACATGCCTCCTGCGCTCGTGTCAATCACCCTCCGACGTCATCATTAGCCATGCCCTTTCTTTGACAGCTTGATGAATAAGCAAAGTCCAGTCACAAAGTCCAGTCACAAAGTCCAGTCACAAAGTCCAGTCACAAAGTCCAGTCACAAAGCTCAGAACACACCACGCGAACGATCGGGtgcagacttgtcaacaatcaatcaatcaCTCGGACGCCTAAAAAAACCTCAAatcaatcaaatcaatcacGACTCCAAAAAATTGTCAATCAAACCAATCTCGAGCTTcatgattgattgatttgattgttgacaagtctgaTCGGGTGATAGTTCGACGTCTCGTTCTAGAGACGCTTTCGTGCAGTCTAGCAAAGCAGATCGCTGTTTGCAATACAGAAGAGGAGTCGTTATATTTCTTCTATGGCTATTTGGTAGACTAACTCACACTGTGCACTCAAAATATAGTACCGACTCTGGTACTGTGGTACTGTCAGCTCGACGAGACGCGCAAAACTATCGCATTTCAAAGGTTTCAAAGAATTACATTGACGCAACGGATTCGCAATTAAAGAGAGGTCCCAGCTTATGTAGTAGAGATTTTAGCCTAATTAGGTGATGGCGATGACTTTGGAAAACGCGAAACTGTGATTATACGACATAGGCATATGCGTGGCCATTCTTCTAGACGACGACAACTACGAGCAAATGTCAACACAGTTCCTCGGGAAAAATCGAGTAGTCTGCATACTCAACTCCGGGATCAATCAGGGCTTGAATAGAGGTCTGGAATGATATACAAGCTATTGCTGTTTACGCCAACGGTTTCTCGATACCTAGGCTGTGCAGAGCGTCGAAGGGTCGTCCTTGAAATCTACAGTTCATTGTCCTCCGTCTTATGGCTGACCCAGTTCCGCCCTTCGGGCGCCCTCCGCCTATCGAACCCCCAAATTCCAACCAAGACACTCATCTAGAGACACTCATGTTTGACTTAACTACCCCCTGTTTCTCATGAAACTCCATGTTAGCTTATGGAATCAACGCGTCGGGCTGCATAGCTTCTAGCATGTGCTTCACTGAAAAGTGAAACTCGGTAGGTCATGTGAGAACTCTCCGCTCATACCTTCACGCGTCCTTGTGTTTTCCAGGCGATCTGAGCCATACGAATGTCGCAGTCGCGGCTGCATTAGCTAGATCATAGCCCCTTCAAAGTATATAATAAGCTCTTCGTACAGTGCAAGGTTTGATCGAAAAGCTCAACACAACTATCGAGATCTGCAACTCCACTGTCACACATTCTACACAGTAAATTCGCGATAGGAGGGAACCTTCTAGACTGCCACATATTCTGACTACCACCCATTCTCTGTGGATAACGACATCCATTCTATCCACTGGTTCCTGAAGAGTACCTATAAGATGCAATTCGCAATAGAATTGTATGATCCTCTAATGTACTCTCATGACCAAGAAACATTAGAACGCATCATCAGAGAAATCCGGACGTCAGATAAGATACCTGAAACCACCGCGCGGGTGGTTTTAATGAATGGTCCGCATACCAGCTCGAGCGATGAAAATTTCCACAGCACCATCGACTGCTACGATGAAGATGGAGAGAAGCTTTGTCGGGAGCACATCGAGACTTTCTACACTCCCAGAAAATCACGGAGACCTAAGAAAAATTGTGGACGAGGTATTGATAGTAATGGGATTTGATATACTACACCTGACGTCTTCGGTTCTACGGATTTGTAACTGCAATACCCGGCACTCTGTTTTGTTAGTGTAAGGTGCGTCCTTAAGTGGGGAGACACACTATGTCGCGAGACGGGTTGGCGGTTCGGAGCTTCGGCGCATCCCAATTGCAGGTCTATAAAGCTACTATTAATCCACCATGATTGTATGGCTATTGCTTCTTAAGCGCATTAGCGTCCGACATGAATCGCTGCTATGTTAGCTGTGATATCGAGCGTTTCGTTACCGTCGTTAATCAACTCGTTAGCAATACCCCCCTGTCTATTGGCGACTTTAAGAACTACTTAAGCGCTCGGAAGGTTGTGCCGAGAGCGTGACAAAGCAAGATCGATTCCCTAGGCTTATAAGATAATTCTGACGTAGGAGCGAGAATGCCGGGAGCCCCGTTGTGCGAAGCAGGAGATTTCTTTATATAAGCCCGAGCTGGCGGAATACGCTAATTTAGCTTAGTATGCATTAGCTAGTATTAGCGCATATATCGTCTGCTGTATTCTATCATAAAAACTACGGCGCTACGCCAGTCCCGTGTGCCTCTTAAAATAGGCGTGGCGCATGCTGATGGCTTTCTAGAAGCGTCTACGACCGCGCAGTTGTGCACGAGGGTGCTTTATTCCTGCTTGAGTTTTAGGTCGCCATTAGGTAGACGAAGGCTGCGTGAACATGGCTTTTATAATGCGCATCGATAGCATTTTGTCGTCAGCGTTAAAGCCGTTGCTTGTGTTGAATAAATGCATCGCTTGAGATGTTCCTGATTGTTCTTGACGCTATCGTCACTGCGTTGCGTTCCGAGCCCACGATAGCGGCACAGATTTCCTGTGGCTAGTGTGTTCTTGCACGAACCAGCACGCGCTGCACAGACACCATGATGTGCTCTTACAGTAAACGACGACCTGTACAACGCGCTCTCTGCAGCATTACACCGCATACTTAAGCAATTCTTGCTTTTAGGTTTCTAGCATGGTGGCTGTCGCGCGATTACACGTTGTCAGCCTTGCCCGGCCAGCCGCACGTCACGGCGCAGGCGGGCTGCGTCTCCTACTCTGGGTGTAGGAGATGCAGCCTGCCCCAATAACGAGGACGGTATTCCTCACCTCTAACTTAACAAACCGTCCCTTAGCACCCGAAACAATCCTAACGGCTACGATCCTCACGCCCTACGCGAGCGAGCCGCCGTGCGCTATCGATTTCCTCAGCCTGCCTCGAGGCCCTGAGGCCCCCTTCTACCGCTCGCGCAGACAAACACATACCACCCGATGCGACTATTATATACCGCAAGCGACGGGAAGCTTAGATGGACGAATGACATCATTCGCAGCGAGGAGATTCCTCCCTATGCGATCCTCTCGCACACCTGGGGGGAGCAGGAGGTTGTCTTTGATGATCTGAAGAGCCTTGCTAGTGTAAAGGACATTGATGCAAAGAGAGGAGCTGGTTGGAACAAGATCCGCTTCTGCGCACAACAGGCAGAGCGTGACGGTCTAAAACACTTCTGGGTAGACACCTGCTGCATCGACAAGGCAAATAACACAGAACTGTCAAAAGCGATTAACTCTATGTTTCGCTGGTACCAGAACGCTAAAAAATGTTATGTCTTCCTCTCAGATGTCGCGAGCGATACTCTAGAAGTTGATGGCGAGTCAGCGTTTAGGCAGAGCAGGTGGTTCAACCGTGGCTGGACGCTCTAGGAACTTCTTGCTCCTTACTCTGTTGAGTTCTTCTCTAAAGACAGAGTGTGGTTGGGGGACAAGGAGTCGCTTAAGCACACTATACACGAGGTTACAGGTATACCTATCAAAGCTCTGTCAGGGAGCGACTTGTCCGAGTTTGACGTTGCCGAGCGTTATTCTTGGGCATCGAATCGGCAGACGACggaggaagaagatggagCGTATTGTCTGTTCGGCATATTCGGCGTCCACCTACCGC is a window from the Pyrenophora tritici-repentis strain M4 chromosome 7, whole genome shotgun sequence genome containing:
- a CDS encoding saccharopine dehydrogenase; translated protein: MAQQDRQYELILLGATGYTGALVAEWVTTHLPDDLQWAVAGRNAKKLQSVVDNLSKLRPDRKQPAIETCELEQSQLETLVKKTKLIITTVGPFMHYGEPVLAACVNNGTHYLDSTGEVPWIYDMIAKYDELAKKNKTIIIPECGLDSVPADIMAYVLARQVRKRYNAPCERAILTLYDFKSGISGGTSLTMLELFKKYPLSHLAKSMHPYSLSPVKADQVVGSPPASFPYNLFGLLSIPELGGIQTTGLMASVDVCIAHRSWGLYQTSSDETQQYGPKFRFNEFARAPSFFMGLAQKAVLTAVAIVLAIPAIRWILEPLLKKVIPSPGSGPSKESMKDDFMHYRGVGSTAQGKKVIAHLEVAHGGYVATAMTLSAAARVILRGRLEDTEAGRLGGGILTPATLGDVYIETLNEFGMKIRVDE
- a CDS encoding SPS1, Serine-threonine protein kinase codes for the protein MASPPPTPPSALPSSREEKRFKSTRGVSEWAEKYRPGHFHPVNLGDMFQNGKYRVIRKLGYQSPQQSSDRQIDYRIRPRKITICTPRYVALKIMAANVELSETELSILQHLSTKAIGDPYSRHVTVLLDEFQHKGPNGKHQCLVFEPMGETAASLVEELPENKPQRHGKVSRYPKWVVRKILTHALRGLAFLHRNGVIHGDVQPGNILFSIDSIEGVEEKELLQDEASTEVLVERLDGKTDLWAPKKLFFKQSLHDRIKLDSELMVKLFDLGSSFWAADTQARTVTPIGLRAPELILGQKFGRGVDIWAIGCLMFELLTSRSLFSVMLSGPDSEAQEDADDDHLLQLNDRISPLPDDTMKAWPGSSDWYGPNREPLNPYGDEAPVKYSSLEEHFNQYKNPEITNEEAADFLSIMRQILVYDPNMRRSAEELLKHPWFVD
- a CDS encoding HET domain containing protein, giving the protein MRLLYTASDGKLRWTNDIIRSEEIPPYAILSHTWGEQEVVFDDLKSLASVKDIDAKRGAGWNKIRFCAQQAERDGLKHFWVDTCCIDKANNTELSKAINSMFRWYQNAKKCYVFLSDVASDTLEVDGESAFRQSRWFNRGWTL